The following are from one region of the Vibrio hyugaensis genome:
- the lpxM gene encoding lauroyl-Kdo(2)-lipid IV(A) myristoyltransferase (LpxM is lauroyl-Kdo(2)-lipid IV(A) myristoyltransferase, an enzyme characterized in Escherichia coli and involved in biosynthesis of the form of lipid A found in that species and some closely related species.) gives MTNQRDDFDPKAYNPKFERHFLAPKYWGTWIGVVLSLPLALLPLGVQKWLAKTIAKKLAKSHKGPAHRARVNFELCFPEKSFEEREALIEKTLYTAALFFFRFSLLSLRSSTWLQQRCQIRGLDILQKHIDNDEKVILMVPHSWAIDIPAVLLASMGMPVSAMAKKQKNEVADWLMHEQRVQYGGRVYERSGGVKPFLKSVRDGYIGYYLPDQDHGPEHSVFVDFFATRKATLPGLGKIAKLSRAKVLPMFASMNTEDGTFDIEILPAFELDKGEEQDARTCNQAIEYFVANKPEQYMWVLQLLHSQEDGNNYYNLFKPRYNTDWQISK, from the coding sequence ATGACTAATCAACGTGATGATTTCGATCCTAAAGCTTATAACCCTAAATTTGAGCGCCACTTTTTAGCGCCGAAGTATTGGGGTACGTGGATAGGCGTTGTCCTTTCTTTGCCGCTTGCTTTATTACCTTTAGGGGTTCAGAAATGGCTAGCAAAAACTATCGCGAAGAAACTGGCTAAATCGCACAAAGGTCCGGCTCACAGAGCTCGTGTTAACTTTGAGCTGTGCTTTCCAGAAAAATCATTTGAAGAGCGAGAAGCTCTGATTGAAAAAACACTTTATACCGCAGCATTGTTCTTTTTCCGTTTCAGCCTACTCAGCTTACGTTCATCTACATGGTTACAGCAGCGTTGCCAGATCCGAGGTTTAGACATCCTACAAAAACACATCGACAATGATGAGAAAGTCATTTTGATGGTTCCACACTCATGGGCAATTGATATTCCTGCGGTGTTGCTTGCTTCGATGGGAATGCCCGTTTCCGCAATGGCAAAAAAACAGAAAAATGAAGTGGCAGATTGGCTAATGCACGAACAACGTGTGCAATATGGCGGTCGCGTTTATGAACGCTCTGGTGGTGTTAAGCCGTTTTTGAAATCAGTTCGTGACGGTTACATTGGCTATTACCTACCCGATCAGGATCATGGTCCTGAACACAGCGTTTTTGTCGATTTCTTTGCGACCAGAAAAGCAACGCTTCCAGGCTTGGGTAAAATTGCCAAATTGTCACGCGCTAAAGTGTTACCTATGTTTGCTTCTATGAATACAGAAGATGGTACGTTTGATATCGAAATCTTACCGGCGTTTGAACTAGATAAAGGCGAAGAACAAGACGCTCGCACTTGTAATCAAGCAATCGAGTACTTTGTTGCAAATAAACCAGAACAATACATGTGGGTACTACAACTTCTGCACTCTCAAGAAGATGGCAATAACTACTACAACCTATTTAAACCGAGATACAACACTGACTGGCAAATAAGCAAATGA
- the waaF gene encoding lipopolysaccharide heptosyltransferase II: MKKILIIGPSWVGDMVMSQSLYIVLKQLHPESQIDVIAPGWCKPILERMPEIHQAIEMPIGHGEFNLLGRREIGKSLREKQYDHAYILPKSAKSALIPWFANIPLRTGWKGEMRYGLLNDLRPNMKSFQFMVERYVALAYPQEEMIDSSSLGGLEILPRPSLFIDKKEQSEAIVKFNLNQEAPVVGLCPGAEFGPAKKWPETHYAEVASAMANAGKQVWLFGSQKDLETCNNIKQLVPQEHQHQIHVLAGQTSLIEAVDLLAACQTVVANDSGLMHVAAAVGCNVVAVYGSTSPKYTPPLAEKVEIVHTDIDCRPCFKRECPLGHLNCLNQLSPQKVISKIPDTE; the protein is encoded by the coding sequence ATGAAAAAAATCTTAATTATTGGCCCTTCTTGGGTTGGCGATATGGTGATGTCGCAGTCTCTTTATATTGTCTTAAAGCAACTCCATCCAGAAAGCCAAATTGATGTAATTGCTCCGGGTTGGTGTAAACCAATTCTTGAGCGCATGCCAGAGATCCACCAAGCCATTGAAATGCCTATTGGTCATGGTGAATTCAACTTACTTGGTCGTCGCGAAATCGGTAAATCATTACGAGAAAAACAGTACGACCACGCCTATATCCTGCCTAAGTCTGCAAAGTCAGCTCTGATTCCGTGGTTTGCAAATATTCCGCTTCGAACAGGTTGGAAAGGTGAAATGCGATACGGCCTGCTCAATGACTTGCGACCAAACATGAAGTCTTTCCAGTTCATGGTTGAGCGCTATGTTGCATTAGCTTACCCACAAGAAGAGATGATTGACTCATCCTCATTGGGTGGTTTGGAAATCCTACCTCGCCCTAGCTTGTTTATTGATAAAAAAGAGCAATCTGAAGCGATTGTTAAGTTTAACCTCAATCAAGAAGCGCCTGTTGTTGGCCTATGTCCAGGGGCAGAGTTTGGTCCTGCGAAAAAATGGCCAGAAACACATTACGCAGAAGTTGCATCAGCTATGGCAAATGCAGGAAAGCAAGTCTGGCTATTTGGTTCTCAAAAAGACCTTGAGACCTGTAACAACATCAAACAATTAGTACCTCAAGAACATCAGCACCAGATTCATGTTTTGGCAGGACAAACGAGCCTGATTGAGGCAGTTGATCTTCTAGCGGCATGTCAGACTGTTGTTGCAAATGACTCGGGTCTTATGCACGTGGCAGCTGCTGTTGGCTGTAATGTTGTTGCCGTATACGGTTCAACCTCACCAAAATACACACCCCCACTTGCAGAAAAAGTAGAGATTGTTCATACCGACATTGACTGCCGTCCATGCTTTAAGCGTGAATGTCCACTAGGGCATTTAAATTGCCTGAACCAGCTGTCTCCTCAAAAAGTAATCAGCAAGATTCCCGATACTGAGTAA
- a CDS encoding glycosyltransferase has translation MQVAIVVNSLKIGGMERVAVNLADSFLDAGHKTDLIYLKNRTCELSPKNKALPIHLFNLKKSVFSTGIGIVWFIICKLLNLLSRKTFPIWFAYAEALAFKKHLRALEKKNGSKFDLVIFRGQGTFEHLWPLQDARFVYVCENVQKADMYGPLSRWVFSKLFNGRNVTCVSDGALNSFRDMAKLHCITPRKSVMLNNPNDFQHIQQQATLETKPLHEKPYILGLGRIVPQKNFSLLVQAYDYAIKNFGIQQDLVLVGDGNDRATVENEVTRLGLNDRVHFKGSQTNPFPWYQQADLYVLSSKHEGLGMVLIESLACGTKVVSTDSHGGVRQIMNGELEPFLAKETPDSLGTIIYEALNFKESDAFSHFVQDTLKRFDGKTIVDNYLKEFT, from the coding sequence ATGCAAGTAGCTATCGTTGTTAATAGTTTAAAAATTGGTGGAATGGAAAGGGTTGCTGTCAACTTGGCTGACTCCTTTCTAGATGCAGGGCATAAGACCGATCTCATATATTTAAAGAATCGCACGTGCGAGCTGTCACCGAAGAACAAAGCGTTACCCATCCATTTATTCAATTTGAAGAAAAGCGTCTTCTCCACAGGTATTGGGATTGTCTGGTTTATTATTTGTAAGCTGTTGAATTTGCTATCACGAAAAACATTCCCAATCTGGTTTGCTTACGCGGAAGCGCTTGCCTTTAAAAAACACTTGCGTGCGTTGGAGAAAAAGAACGGGAGCAAATTTGACCTCGTCATTTTTCGTGGACAAGGCACGTTTGAGCACCTTTGGCCATTGCAAGACGCCAGATTTGTGTATGTATGCGAAAATGTTCAAAAAGCTGATATGTATGGCCCTTTATCTCGCTGGGTATTCAGCAAGCTATTTAATGGACGTAATGTCACTTGCGTATCAGATGGCGCACTAAATAGCTTTCGAGATATGGCGAAGCTGCACTGTATTACACCTCGCAAATCTGTCATGTTAAATAACCCGAATGATTTTCAGCATATTCAGCAGCAAGCCACTTTAGAGACTAAGCCATTACACGAGAAACCATATATCCTTGGACTAGGTCGTATCGTTCCCCAAAAAAATTTCTCCTTGCTTGTCCAAGCGTATGACTATGCAATTAAAAACTTTGGCATCCAACAAGATTTAGTGCTCGTTGGCGATGGTAATGATCGTGCAACGGTCGAAAATGAAGTCACTCGACTCGGCCTGAATGATAGAGTTCATTTCAAAGGTTCACAAACCAATCCTTTCCCTTGGTATCAACAAGCGGATCTTTACGTTTTAAGCTCGAAGCATGAAGGGTTGGGTATGGTTCTCATTGAATCGCTAGCTTGTGGGACAAAAGTTGTCTCAACAGACAGTCATGGCGGCGTTAGACAAATAATGAACGGAGAGCTTGAACCATTCTTGGCCAAAGAAACACCAGATTCGCTGGGTACAATAATATACGAGGCTCTGAACTTCAAAGAAAGTGACGCGTTTAGTCACTTTGTACAAGACACCTTAAAACGTTTTGACGGAAAAACTATTGTAGATAACTACCTGAAAGAGTTTACATAA
- the waaA gene encoding lipid IV(A) 3-deoxy-D-manno-octulosonic acid transferase — MLIRIIYTLVLALASPLLLFGLYRKKPGKPSFGNRWKEHFGITPTLSAQSSPIWIHAVSVGETMAAIPLIKEMKKKDPSLPIIVTTTTSTGAEQVAKLGDLVEHRYMPIDFSFAIKRFLKVVKPQKMLIMETELWPNTLHAVSKAKVPIHVLNARLSEKSFQNYRKVQWLFNLLANSITQICCQSSEDAKRFKNLGVSPEKLTTTGSVKFDIHVDQNILDQGKSLRERLRNNRPVWIAASTHKGEDEQIVHAHKRLLETHPDALLVLVPRHPERFESVFQLCMNAGFQTEKHSHKAPSVSPETSVYIGDVMGQMLTLIGASDLCFMAGSLIGNKVGGHNMLEPAALGVPTITGPSFFNFLEIVNNLKELGGIEIVNTSDELALTLKSLLEKDEQRTQLAKQAKLFVDQNSGAIQKTLEELAL, encoded by the coding sequence ATGCTTATTCGCATTATCTATACGCTCGTGCTTGCACTCGCCTCTCCGCTGTTATTGTTTGGGCTTTACAGAAAGAAGCCCGGCAAACCTTCATTTGGTAACCGATGGAAAGAGCACTTTGGCATTACCCCAACGTTAAGTGCACAATCTAGTCCGATTTGGATTCATGCAGTGTCTGTTGGCGAAACAATGGCTGCGATTCCTCTGATAAAAGAGATGAAAAAGAAAGACCCGAGCTTGCCGATCATTGTGACAACAACGACAAGTACCGGGGCAGAGCAAGTCGCGAAATTAGGCGATCTGGTCGAACATCGCTATATGCCGATCGACTTCTCTTTTGCAATAAAGCGCTTCCTTAAAGTCGTGAAGCCTCAAAAGATGTTGATAATGGAAACTGAGCTTTGGCCAAATACATTACATGCTGTTTCCAAAGCTAAAGTGCCTATTCATGTGTTAAACGCACGACTTTCTGAGAAGTCATTTCAGAATTACCGCAAGGTCCAATGGCTGTTTAATTTACTTGCAAACAGTATTACTCAGATTTGCTGTCAAAGCTCAGAAGATGCCAAAAGGTTTAAAAACCTTGGGGTCAGTCCCGAAAAGTTAACAACAACAGGTTCAGTGAAGTTTGATATCCATGTAGACCAAAACATCCTTGATCAGGGTAAGTCACTAAGAGAACGATTGAGAAATAACCGCCCAGTTTGGATTGCAGCCAGTACACATAAAGGGGAGGATGAGCAAATTGTTCACGCTCATAAGCGTCTACTTGAGACTCATCCAGATGCTTTACTCGTCTTGGTCCCTCGTCATCCAGAACGTTTCGAATCCGTATTCCAACTTTGTATGAATGCGGGGTTCCAGACAGAAAAGCACTCCCACAAAGCCCCGAGTGTTAGTCCAGAGACTTCAGTGTATATCGGTGATGTTATGGGACAAATGCTGACGCTCATTGGTGCTTCTGATCTATGTTTTATGGCTGGCAGCTTAATTGGCAACAAAGTTGGTGGACATAATATGCTTGAACCTGCCGCTTTAGGTGTGCCTACGATTACAGGTCCTAGCTTCTTTAACTTCCTAGAGATCGTTAATAATTTGAAAGAACTAGGTGGGATTGAGATAGTAAATACCTCAGATGAACTAGCCCTCACCCTTAAGTCTTTGCTTGAAAAAGACGAACAACGTACACAATTAGCTAAGCAGGCAAAGCTGTTTGTAGACCAAAACAGCGGCGCTATTCAAAAGACATTAGAAGAGCTCGCCCTATGA
- a CDS encoding glycosyltransferase family 2 protein: MTHNNPLISVIIPIYNVEEYLAECLESVIRQTYKNIEVLCVIDGSKDNSQTIAEKYATFDSRLNVILQENQGLSGARNTGIDVAKGDYIFLIDSDDWLVDNALENLIDASLKHNKHIVSGGIISFEHDTKIEAPYKKNRKTGALTLSGTNFFSVEVMAWNKLYHKSVFEGRRFTPKLIHEDEDFYWRTMPYYRDVFAIPQDIIFYRKRSNSIMSNKRRDEQYQENYITIIDAAFQERAKHKDLNFAFRKCAIKYLHQLKAKQAPFGKYEAHVSNEYNLKDSKLTKLTTKLIGVFS; this comes from the coding sequence ATGACTCACAATAACCCGTTAATTTCCGTCATTATTCCCATTTATAACGTGGAAGAGTATTTAGCGGAGTGCTTAGAATCGGTTATTCGACAGACCTATAAGAACATTGAAGTTTTGTGTGTAATTGATGGGTCGAAAGACAACTCACAAACCATTGCTGAAAAGTATGCCACTTTCGACTCAAGACTTAACGTCATCCTACAGGAAAACCAAGGCCTTTCGGGCGCTCGCAACACGGGGATCGATGTAGCTAAAGGTGACTATATTTTCTTGATCGATTCTGATGACTGGCTTGTCGATAATGCGCTAGAAAATCTAATAGATGCCTCTTTAAAACACAACAAACATATCGTAAGTGGTGGGATCATTTCATTTGAACATGATACAAAAATAGAAGCTCCGTATAAAAAGAATCGGAAGACAGGCGCACTAACTTTATCTGGTACAAACTTCTTTAGTGTCGAGGTCATGGCATGGAATAAACTTTACCACAAGAGTGTCTTTGAGGGTCGGCGCTTCACACCAAAACTGATCCATGAAGATGAAGACTTTTATTGGCGCACCATGCCGTATTATCGAGATGTGTTTGCAATTCCTCAAGATATTATCTTCTATCGAAAGCGTAGTAATTCGATCATGAGTAACAAACGCAGAGACGAGCAGTATCAAGAAAACTACATCACCATTATTGATGCTGCTTTCCAAGAAAGAGCTAAACATAAAGACCTTAACTTTGCCTTTAGAAAGTGCGCAATCAAGTACTTACATCAACTAAAAGCTAAGCAAGCACCTTTTGGAAAATATGAAGCTCATGTTTCAAATGAGTATAACCTAAAAGACAGTAAGCTCACCAAACTCACCACGAAGCTTATCGGAGTGTTTTCATAG
- a CDS encoding DUF1919 domain-containing protein, whose translation MKKSIDKLKKKLRRAYLGTEEFSIISDNCWGGFMHQHLGIPYKSPFVGLFIFSPDYLVLLRDLQYYLSQADLTFIAHDESKYKEEVVKNGEYNKYPIGLLGGKVEIHFLHYTDQYEAQEKWERRLKRIKWENLLIKFSDRDLCTPSLLNEFHQLPYHQTLSFSVKPTGHPNNYNFDTQTNEWKAFKKFVSPTRLLKKHLTPKRK comes from the coding sequence GTGAAGAAGTCGATAGATAAATTAAAGAAAAAACTACGAAGAGCATATTTGGGAACTGAAGAGTTTTCAATTATCAGTGATAACTGCTGGGGTGGCTTTATGCACCAGCACTTAGGGATCCCTTATAAAAGCCCGTTTGTTGGGCTCTTTATCTTTTCTCCTGACTACCTGGTCTTGCTACGTGATCTACAATACTACTTATCTCAAGCAGATCTTACGTTTATCGCTCATGATGAATCTAAGTACAAAGAAGAAGTGGTCAAAAATGGTGAGTACAACAAATACCCTATAGGTCTTCTCGGAGGGAAGGTCGAGATTCATTTCTTGCACTATACCGATCAATATGAAGCACAAGAGAAGTGGGAGAGAAGGCTAAAACGAATAAAATGGGAGAATCTACTCATTAAGTTCAGTGACCGAGATTTGTGTACACCTTCATTGCTAAATGAATTTCATCAACTTCCTTACCATCAAACCTTATCATTCAGTGTCAAACCTACTGGACATCCAAATAATTATAACTTTGACACACAGACTAACGAGTGGAAAGCATTTAAGAAGTTTGTTTCTCCTACTAGGCTGTTAAAAAAGCACCTAACTCCTAAACGTAAGTAG
- a CDS encoding 3-deoxy-D-manno-octulosonic acid kinase, with the protein MQTLKFDNQLIWFDESVISQEQVKFAFDASYWQKQGRVIGSAVGRGTTWFVELDSIQAALRHYRRGGLLGKLVEDSYVYLGSEKSRSYQELELLRKLRGAGVNVPRPIAARMVKHTFTYKADLISEKIHNAKDLSEILKSNCIDSDLYSAIGRQIAIMHNENVNHTDLNIHNILIDGDDTVWLIDFDKCYIQSGEKWKERNLNRLLRSFRKELEKSSIHWEERHFDYIVSGYQETIDF; encoded by the coding sequence ATGCAAACGCTTAAGTTTGATAATCAACTGATTTGGTTTGATGAATCTGTCATTTCTCAAGAGCAAGTAAAGTTTGCTTTTGATGCAAGCTACTGGCAGAAACAAGGTAGAGTTATAGGCAGTGCGGTTGGTCGAGGCACTACTTGGTTTGTTGAACTTGACTCTATTCAAGCGGCGTTGCGTCACTATCGCCGAGGTGGTTTGCTAGGCAAGTTGGTTGAAGATAGCTATGTGTATCTTGGCAGTGAGAAATCACGGAGCTATCAAGAACTAGAGCTTCTTCGTAAGCTAAGAGGTGCTGGTGTTAACGTACCCCGTCCGATTGCTGCTCGAATGGTTAAACATACCTTTACTTATAAAGCGGACTTAATAAGTGAAAAAATACATAACGCAAAGGATTTATCTGAAATTTTAAAGTCTAACTGTATTGATAGTGACTTATATTCTGCGATAGGTAGACAGATCGCAATAATGCACAATGAAAATGTTAACCATACAGATCTAAATATTCACAATATACTTATTGATGGGGATGATACTGTATGGCTAATTGATTTTGATAAGTGCTATATACAGAGTGGCGAAAAGTGGAAAGAAAGGAATTTAAACAGACTTTTGCGCTCTTTTCGTAAAGAATTAGAAAAAAGTTCTATTCACTGGGAAGAGAGACATTTTGACTATATAGTTTCTGGGTATCAAGAAACTATAGATTTTTAA
- a CDS encoding glycosyltransferase family 9 protein produces MFESAPKSLCILRLSAIGDVCNTIATVQAIQKHWPQTKITWITGKLEAQLLMAIEGVEILTFDKKTGMEGYKALWKQLKGREFDALLHMQYALRASFATLGIKAKYKLGFSAERSQDFQTLFTNTKVTSPFSLHVADGLMAFAHQIGVPQSDLQWSLSYSEQDKSWAQSHLQTNKPNLLLVPGASKAYKNWHAGGYADVINHARNMGWNVILAGSPAKVEIDLASDVQAQLSEPCLNLVGQSSIMQMLALIDMVDMVIAPDTGPTHIASAMQTPVIGLYAHHNPLRVGPYHYLKYVVSVYEEAILSETGKASRELSWRKRVHDENAMHRIQSKDVITMFDKLVEDFKLQSNYTYPQA; encoded by the coding sequence TTGTTTGAATCAGCACCAAAATCACTATGTATTTTAAGATTATCTGCAATTGGTGATGTTTGTAATACCATCGCCACTGTCCAAGCGATTCAAAAACACTGGCCACAAACGAAGATAACCTGGATTACAGGTAAACTTGAAGCTCAACTACTGATGGCTATCGAAGGAGTCGAGATCTTAACCTTTGATAAGAAGACTGGCATGGAAGGCTATAAGGCTCTCTGGAAGCAATTAAAAGGCCGTGAATTTGATGCATTGTTGCATATGCAATATGCGTTAAGAGCAAGTTTTGCAACACTAGGGATTAAAGCAAAATACAAACTTGGCTTTTCTGCGGAACGAAGCCAAGACTTTCAAACTTTGTTTACAAACACCAAAGTCACATCCCCTTTTTCTCTTCATGTTGCTGACGGTTTAATGGCATTTGCTCATCAAATTGGTGTCCCTCAATCAGATCTGCAATGGTCTTTATCATATTCAGAACAAGATAAGTCTTGGGCTCAGTCACATCTACAAACTAACAAACCCAACTTGCTTCTTGTTCCTGGTGCGAGTAAAGCCTATAAAAACTGGCATGCCGGAGGCTATGCTGACGTCATCAATCATGCTCGAAATATGGGTTGGAATGTTATTTTAGCGGGTAGCCCAGCAAAAGTTGAAATCGATCTAGCAAGTGACGTTCAAGCACAGTTATCTGAACCTTGCTTAAACTTGGTAGGCCAAAGCTCTATCATGCAAATGCTAGCTCTAATCGATATGGTGGATATGGTTATCGCCCCTGACACTGGCCCTACGCACATTGCAAGTGCAATGCAAACACCGGTTATAGGACTTTATGCTCATCACAACCCTCTACGTGTTGGTCCATATCACTACTTAAAGTATGTTGTTTCCGTTTATGAAGAAGCAATATTGTCCGAGACAGGTAAGGCTAGCCGAGAATTAAGTTGGCGCAAGCGTGTACATGATGAGAACGCTATGCATAGAATCCAGTCGAAAGACGTGATTACCATGTTTGATAAACTGGTTGAGGACTTCAAACTACAAAGCAACTACACTTATCCACAAGCTTAA
- a CDS encoding glycosyltransferase family 2 protein: MITGVVITLNEAKNVQECILSLQQVCNEVIVVDSDSSDNTVELATKLGAKVIHQPYLGDGFQKNVGLDFSSNDWILSIDADERLTEEAVAEIKSLDLTNTSHDAFAFRRRNYIGSRWIKQCGWYPDYCIRLYNKQKTRFAEVKQHASVQAKNPKRLNSDLIHYSFENLGQLFSKPGRDFSGRAAKIMYQKGKRANAFSPFTHGLSAFFRAYIIKRGFLGGSDGLTVALSATMSSYLKYARLLEFQRDPKVLENEDFSKVW, from the coding sequence ATGATTACAGGTGTAGTGATCACCTTAAATGAAGCCAAGAATGTACAAGAGTGTATTCTATCCCTACAGCAAGTTTGTAACGAAGTCATCGTCGTCGACTCTGACAGTTCAGACAACACGGTGGAATTAGCAACCAAACTTGGCGCGAAAGTGATCCATCAACCATACCTCGGTGATGGATTTCAAAAAAACGTCGGCTTAGACTTCTCGAGCAATGACTGGATACTCAGTATTGATGCAGATGAACGCTTGACAGAAGAAGCTGTCGCCGAAATTAAGAGCCTTGACCTAACTAACACTTCACACGATGCATTTGCCTTTCGACGTCGAAACTACATTGGCTCAAGATGGATTAAGCAATGTGGCTGGTACCCTGACTACTGTATTAGGCTTTATAACAAGCAGAAAACTCGCTTTGCAGAAGTAAAACAGCATGCTTCTGTACAAGCTAAAAATCCTAAGCGTCTCAACTCAGACTTAATTCATTACTCTTTTGAGAATTTGGGGCAGTTATTTTCAAAGCCTGGGCGCGATTTTAGCGGTAGGGCAGCCAAGATCATGTATCAAAAAGGAAAGCGAGCGAATGCATTTTCTCCATTCACTCACGGCTTGTCTGCCTTTTTCCGCGCATATATTATCAAACGCGGCTTCCTCGGAGGAAGTGATGGGCTCACTGTTGCTTTAAGCGCAACAATGAGTAGCTACCTAAAGTACGCTCGCTTGTTGGAATTCCAAAGAGATCCGAAAGTATTAGAAAACGAGGATTTCTCTAAGGTTTGGTAA
- a CDS encoding glycosyltransferase family 4 protein, with amino-acid sequence MPSPLIVHINLASAFGGGEVQTLNLIKNLPSDRQIVIGKRNCPFLERLSEEFPKIQVMGALKAIVECRKNSTNTVIHAHDGRGAHLARIISLLSGCPYLITRRVNKLLKGKLSESTYRKADYVVGISKKVASNLSGLNSNVSIIYDSYSNLPSNKDEEVTLQAYSNKFVVTQIGSLIDIKNVPYTIELARLVERQYPDIHFLIVGEGKLEEELKSQAQGLSNVTFLGFTPYISSVLSITNLLIMPSKNEGLGSSILEAYQHNVPVIGSNVGGIPEIVEVGQSGYLVDLDNGPEEAVAHLEHIVRDKSSYATLREGVKAIKRKYSPETMVQSYQSIYNQLVTKP; translated from the coding sequence ATGCCATCACCTCTGATAGTACATATCAATTTGGCCTCAGCTTTTGGAGGCGGAGAGGTTCAAACTCTTAATTTGATCAAAAACCTGCCAAGCGACCGACAGATAGTAATTGGCAAGAGAAACTGCCCTTTTCTTGAGAGGTTGAGTGAAGAGTTCCCTAAAATTCAAGTGATGGGAGCTCTAAAGGCTATTGTAGAGTGCCGAAAGAACTCAACAAATACTGTTATTCATGCTCATGACGGGCGTGGAGCGCATTTAGCACGAATCATCTCATTGCTATCTGGTTGCCCCTACTTGATTACCCGCAGAGTCAATAAGTTGTTAAAGGGTAAACTCTCTGAGTCCACTTATCGCAAGGCTGATTATGTTGTCGGAATTAGCAAAAAAGTGGCGAGTAACCTTTCAGGGTTAAACTCAAATGTGTCAATTATTTACGATAGCTACTCTAATTTACCGTCAAATAAAGATGAAGAGGTAACGTTGCAAGCATATTCAAACAAGTTTGTTGTTACTCAAATAGGAAGCTTGATTGATATAAAAAATGTCCCTTACACCATAGAGCTTGCAAGACTGGTAGAGAGACAATACCCAGATATTCATTTTCTCATTGTAGGTGAGGGAAAGTTAGAAGAAGAATTAAAGTCACAAGCACAAGGCCTGTCTAACGTAACATTTTTAGGTTTTACTCCTTACATCTCATCGGTTCTGTCAATCACAAACCTATTAATCATGCCTTCAAAAAATGAAGGTCTAGGTTCTTCGATTTTAGAAGCTTATCAACATAATGTTCCTGTCATTGGATCTAATGTCGGCGGAATACCAGAAATCGTTGAGGTTGGTCAGTCTGGATATTTAGTGGATTTAGACAACGGACCTGAAGAAGCGGTGGCCCATTTAGAACATATAGTTAGGGATAAATCTAGTTATGCAACTTTAAGGGAAGGGGTTAAGGCGATTAAGAGAAAATATAGCCCTGAAACAATGGTTCAGAGCTATCAATCTATTTACAACCAGCTGGTTACCAAACCTTAG
- the coaD gene encoding pantetheine-phosphate adenylyltransferase, with translation MNKKVIYPGTFDPLTNGHLDLIERTAGMFDTVVIGVAASPSKKTMFSLEERVKLVEQSCSHLPNVSAVGFSGLLVDFAKQQEANVLIRGLRTTMDFEYEFGLTSMYRKLLPDLESIFLTPSEEFAFLSSTIVREVAIHKGSVAQFVPEAVNLAIINKIKSQ, from the coding sequence GTGAATAAAAAAGTCATCTACCCTGGGACCTTTGATCCGCTAACGAATGGGCACCTAGACCTTATTGAACGCACCGCTGGTATGTTTGATACCGTTGTCATAGGCGTTGCAGCTAGTCCATCTAAGAAAACAATGTTCAGCCTAGAAGAAAGAGTTAAATTGGTTGAACAGTCCTGTAGCCACTTGCCTAATGTATCTGCGGTTGGTTTTAGTGGATTATTAGTCGACTTCGCAAAACAACAGGAAGCTAACGTTTTAATTCGAGGACTACGAACAACTATGGACTTCGAATATGAGTTTGGCTTGACGAGTATGTATCGGAAACTACTTCCAGACCTCGAAAGTATCTTCCTTACCCCTTCGGAGGAATTTGCCTTCTTATCCTCAACCATTGTAAGAGAAGTCGCAATTCATAAAGGTAGTGTGGCTCAATTTGTTCCTGAAGCAGTCAACCTTGCTATCATCAATAAAATAAAATCGCAATGA